The nucleotide sequence GACGCAGGAACCACCCCTGAGAACCATTTGGTTCACCATAAACTTACCATTGTACTCTCCGAGCGCCCCCTCCGCCGCTCGATAGCCGGGATACGGCAGATACGCGCTGTCGCTCCATTCCCAGACATCGCCACACATCTGGAGAGGTTGTACGTTCCCTGTTCTCCGGTCGCCAAGTGGGACGGGATGGTACGCTGCAGAGTCGAGGAAGTTGCCCTCTATTACCTGAACGCCTAAGGCCTGCGCTGCAACTTCCCATTCAGCTTCGGTGGGCAGACGCTTGCCCGCCCACTTCGTAAAGGCATCTGCCTCAAAGTAACTCACGTGGCACACAGGTGCATCCTGCCCAGGGGCCTCAGACCCGACAGCGTGAACATGTCAAACCTCATCGCTCCGCAGCCGGTAGACCGGTCTCAACAGATTGCCGGCCAAGATCTACTTGATGTCCGTCAGTAACGGCTCTTGATGCTGCTGCATGGGGCAAGAGTCTCGAAGGCTAGAGTCGACACTCGTCGGTCACCCATCTGGCGTGGGAAGACGAGAACTTTCTCCTTGCACACGACGCGGGTATCCGTCACGATGGGGCATGGAAATCACACGGAGGGATTGATGGCCAGGCAAGCCTCTTAGCGCTGTTGCGAGCGCCCTCTAGCGGAACCCTTGAGCGTGCAGTCTGGACCGTCTGTATCTATCATGATGGCCTGATGGAGGAGATTCCAATGGGACGAGTTGATTGGAGATACCACCGCCCTGGGTGAAAGAGCTGCACCAAGACGCAAGAGTTTCTTGCGAAACATCGTGTCGAGATCGGGGTGCAGGTGGATGCGAAGAAAACAACCCTGAAGGATCAGGAGGCGCTTGCGCTGGTTCGAGAGGTGGACGAGATCTACGCGACGAAAGGGCAGAAGGTTATCCACGTTGACCTGCGGAAGGACAAGCCGGACAGGGCTCAGCTTTTGGCGCTCCTGCTGGGCCCGAGCGGGAACCTGCGAGCCCCGACCCTTCGGAAGGGACGCACGCTTGTGGTCGGCTTTGACGTGGCGACCTACGAGCAATTGCTTCGATAGGCGCCCCTTGGTTGGGACCCGGCCCCTCCATCAGCTTTTTCGCCAGGATCGGAGAAGCGAATCATTGCATAGTGGCTGGCCGCATTGCCCAACGCGGCCGTCTGGTGGAAACGGCTGAAGGCAGCCTGCGAGAACGAGGGAGATGGACTCATTGTCGTCGCACCGCGTATCCCTATTCGTCGCGGGTGGCGAGCCCGTGCGCCGCCACCGCGCCTGCTACCCCGCCCATCCACTCGGTCTGGCGTAGATTCTGACCGGTGGCCACCGCTTCCGCACTCCATTCGGACTGATGGACGTCCCACAGCGGCCGGTAACGTCTCCGGCTTAGGTCCTACCGCTCTGGATCTCGTAGGCGATGTTTTGATCGCCGCGGCCGATCGGTCCCGAGGACAAATCCCGGCCAATGGAATGCATCAATAGGGCGATATTCCGTGGTATAGTGAATGTGGTTGCGGAGTAAGTGCCCCCTGGTGGCCCGCCGGTATGTGCGTACTACGAAATGTTCATTGATCACTGAGGTGGCGAGATGACAGAGCGCGAGGGGATGCGTGTGTGCATGCTGGAATGGGCGCTGACGGGGAAACATGCGTTAAGGTCCAGAGCTGTCTTTACCAACACCTGGTATTGCTGATGCTTGGTTCAGATCGATCGTTGTAATGCGAACGAACTACTCTAGAGCCAAATGGCGAGCGATAGTCGTTGCCCTTCTGATAAGCGCGACACTCGGCGCCACTGCATGGGGAGCCCCTCCGGCGCGCGAGGAGGATCTGCCCAACCTGCCACAACTGGCGATCTTTCAGCCCGGCGAGCCAAGCCTCCTTTACGATGATGAAGAAAGGGTGCTCAGCTCCGTTGTTCCGGAATACCGGGTCTTTGTCCCGCTTTCCCGGATTCCCTTGAAGTTACGACAGGCTATCATCGCCGCCGAGGACGCCCGCTTTTATGAGCATGGGGCGCTTGACCTGCAAGGGATCGCCAGGGCAGCCGTGAGAAATCTTATGTCTGTTTCCGTAAAGGAAGGGGGCAGTACCATCACGCAGCAACTTGCGAAGACTCTGTTTTTAAGCCACGAGCGGACTATCGGACGGAAGGTCAAGGAGCTGCAGCTTGCCAGTGAACTCGAACAGCGCTACACAAAAGATCAGATCCTGGAGATGTACCTGAATTCCATTTATTTCGGTCATGGGGCGTACGGGGTCGAGGCAGCCGCACGGACCTATTTCAGCAAAAGCGTCACGGAACTCACCCTGCCGGAAGCGGCGCTGCTCGCCGGACTTCCCCGCGCGCCCGGCAGGTACTCGCCGCTGATCGATGCCAAGCGCGCCAAGGCGCGTCGGCAGTACGTACTGGACCGGATGGCGGCAACAGGCGCGCTCAAACAGGCCCAGGCGCGCCGGGCCAATCTTACGCCTGTTTCGGTGAATCCGATGTTTCGATCGAAGGGCATGGCGCCATGGTTCGTCGATTATGTCCGACAGTATCTTGAGACGCGCTTGAGCCAGACCCTGGTCCGCCAAGGTGGGCTGAAGATCTATACGACATTGAATGCCGGCATGCAGCGGGCAGCGGTCAAGGCGATGAGCCGGGGTATTGCTGCCATCGTCAAGCGTAAGGACGGACAAAAGGAGGGTGGAAACGCGGCACCGGAGGGGGCGCTGGTTGCCCTTGATGCCAGGACCGGTGAGATCAAGGCGTGGGTGGGCGGCTCAGACTACGGCCGGAGCCAGTTTAACCGGGTTGTGCAGGCGCGACGCCAGCCCGGCTCGGCCTTCAAACCGCTCGTCTATGCGGCGGCGTTTGAGCGGGGACTTACGCCGTCGACCGTTATTGACGATGCCCCCATCAGCTTTGAGATCGGTGCGGGGAGGCGAAGTGAAACGTGGGCCCCAGAGAATGTGGACCGTAAGTATCGTGGGCTGGTGACGCTTCGTCAGGCGCTTGAAGAGTCGATCAATGTTCCGACCGTCCGCCTGATTGCCGCAATCGGGGTCGATCCGGTCATCGACCTTGCCCATCGGCTTGGGATTACCTCGGAGCTTCGGCGGGAGTACGCCCTCGCCCTTGGAGTCTCTGAGGTAAGTCTGTTGGAGATGGCGTCGGCCTATCAGGCGTTCGCCAATCGTGGGAGTTGGACACCGCCCTTCGCCATCCGCCGGGTAGTGGGTCCTGGCGAGACCGTACTCGAAGAACAGTCGCCCCAGCCGCAACAGGTCTTGCGCGAGGAGGTCGCCTTTGTCCTGACCTCGGTCCTTGAGGGCGTGGTCGAACGCGGGACGGGTAAGGCCGCCAGGCGTATCGGGCGCCCGGTCGCCGCGAAGACCGGGACCACTCAGGCTGCAGAAGATCTCTGGTTCATCGGGTATACCCCGAGTGTTGTGGCGGGGATCTGGCTGGGTTACGATCAACGCCGTCCGATCGGCTCTCACGAGACGGCCGGCAAAGTAGCCGCGCCCATCTGGGTTGATTTTATGAAGCAGAGCCTTGGCAATAGCCCCGTTGAGGCCTTTCTCCCGCCTGAAGGGGTCGTTCAGGTGCTGGTCAATCGAAAGACGGGACAGCCGACCTCATCGAGCGATCCCGATGCCTTCGGCGAATACTTTATTAGAGGACAGGAAGAGCTGGCGCCTTCAGCCCTAGTGCTGCCAACGACTAACGCCGCTTCACCGGGGCCGAGCGATAACGCCGTCCTTCCGCCTCTCCCCAGCCAGTGACGTATTTCCAGCATGTTCGTACGACCGCTGAATCACGCCCGTCTGTGTGTCGCACGCAGACAGTAGATTTTGGTTGCGCGGTGATTCCATATTTCGCTATAGTGAGTGGGGTTATCCAGTCACTTCACCGCATGGCCCCATCGTCTAGTGGCCCAGGACGCGGCCCTCTCAAGGCCGAAACACGGGTTCGAAACCCGTTGGGGCCACCAATATGTTTAGGTGGTTACGAAGTCTGTCTGTCTTTGGACAAGTCTCCGGTGACCAAATAGTGACTATTCCGCCGCAGCAACCGACCTAGCCTCGTGGTGAAGGTGGTGTTGATTTGGAGGTGACTACACTGATGAGCGAAGAAAAAAAATGGAGCGTGGAGCGAAACTTTCGGCGACTCGTCATGATCCTGTCTGTGGTGAGCTTCGGCCTTGGGATGATCCCTGCTTTTTTCATTGGTCACTGGCTTTTCTTTTTTGGGTGTATTGGCGCCTTCGTGGGATGGCTATGGATTGCATATTTTATGGCGCGACGGTTGGAACGAATTCATGGGAAATGGCTCTGGCGTGGCCCCTAGTCGCGCCACCGCGTCATACGGTACAACTCACCTTTCGTTGTTTTTGGTCTTGTGGAGCATGACGGTCTTACCCTGAAGATCGATATCGGCCTACGTGAGCCCCCCCGAGATTTCCCCCTGTCTCATCCCGCTGTGTTGGCGGCAAGCTGAACGGCCCGCAGCCCGACTGAATGCTGTGAGCACGTTTCAAGTACCCGCACCCTCTGTTCCGATACAAGGCTGCCGGCCTTTGTCGACCTCTGAAACGGCTCATGTGATAGTGAGGCATAACTGTGAACCGGGGCAGTAATGAGTAAGATCGCACAAGTCACCTTCTTCTTCTGGATCATGAAGATCTGTGTAACCACTCTCGGTGAGACAGCCGGCGATCTCCTTTCGATGACGATGAACGTCGGTTACGGCGTGAGTTCTATCATTCTGATCGGTCTGTTCCTGATTTCTGTTGTTGTCCAGCTTAAGGCGACCAGGTTTCATCCTGTACTGTATTGGACCGTGATCCTCACGACAAGTACGGCCGGCACAACAATGTCAGATTTTATGGATCGAACCCTGGGGCTTGGTTACATGAAAGGCTCACTGATCTTGATTGCGTGTTTGCTGGTGGTGCTGGCGGTTTGGCGTATCAGCGAAAAGACGTTATCCGTTAGTAACATCCAAACAACCAAAGCGGAACTGTTTTATTGGACGGCCATATTGTTTTCCAACACATTGGGTACAGCCTTGGGGGATTTCCTGGCCGATGATTCCGGCCTGGGTTTTTTTGGCGGGGCCGCTCTCATCGGGGGGATGCTCGGGTTGGTCGTCCTTGTCGCCACCTTCACTCGACTTAATCGAGTCATGGTGTTCTGGATTGCCTTCGTTTTGACTCGTCCGTTTGGAGCAACCTTTGGGGATCTTCTTACAAAGCCCGTTGAAAAGGGCGGACTCGACTTCGGCACTGTTGGGTCTTCCCTCATCCTCGTTTCCTTGCTCGCAACATTCATCATATATACGAACATGACAGAGAAGCGCGTATTGAGTCAGGAGGTAAGCAAATGAAAATTGTGCCTCACCAGCGGCTGCACAGGACGTCACCCTGCGGGTGCCGCCGGTGAGCCTTAAGGGCATGGCACAGAGCTTGTCGAGATAGGCCGCCGAAGCTGGCAGCGTTTGTCGGCCGGATAGTCTTGATCGGTTAGGGTAAGTGTGGGATATTGCGAATAAATTCGACGTTGACAAGTGGAGCCGTCTTGGGAGATAGGCCACCGGCCCTTGTCGGCTTCTAACGCGGCTCACTTAATAGTTAGACCAATAGGACCGCCAGCGCTGAGCTACAGGTCATGACAGAGACGCAGATCGCTGAACTGTTCGAGCGACTAGGTCGTCTCGTCGCCGCTACCAAACAGAAGACCGGGGAAGGCAGCTCTTGGAACTACACCTTCCCAGATGGCGAGACTCACCGCTACGTGATTCGCGGACTAAAGTCCCATGCAGAGGCCGAGGACAGCGCCTTCAACCTCCTGATCTGGATCTGGAACGCAAAGGACTATCTGAAGCGGAGAGCAGATATCCGCGGACAAAACGCGCAGATTGTCGAGGACGTTGTGAACGCTGATCCGGCGTTGGCGGTATGTGCGGATCTTGCTAATCGCCTTAAACACGGCGAGCTGAGGTGCAGCAGGTCGGGATGGTATCCGAAGTTCGGGGTGATGTCGTTCACCGCGCCACAGGCCGCACTTGGTTCTCTCACCTTCGGTGCATTCGAAGTCGCCGTGGAGATTGCTGATCCTAGTTTGGTGGAGTTTAATCTGCCCGTTATCGACCAAAGCGATGCAGAGGTGGGTAATGCCTTTGAGTTCGCCGCAAGAGCGCTCTCGGCCCTTGAACAGCTCAAAGCGCGGATCGAAGAGGCGGTCTAACGAGCCGCTGGAGCGGTCCGGTTTCGCCGACCGCTCAGTGCCAAGTTGGGCGGCTGGTTAACGGTCGCAAGAGTGGCGAATCGGCGCGAACGCTTGGCGAGACGAACATGGCTGGACAGGAAAAATAAGGGTGAGCATGAGCAAGACTGTTGACCAAGGCAAAAACGAAATCGCCAAGCTGTGCCAGTACTTCGCGACCAACCGCCAGGCGTTTCTTGCCCCAGGCGTCAAGGAAGCTCACATCCGCCAATCGCTGATCGACCCCCTGTTTGAATCGCTAGGCTGGGACGTCCGCAATACCGCGATGACCGCGCCCCAGTACCGGGAAGTCATTCCCGAGGACAGCCTGGACGTGGAAGGGCAACAGAAGGCCCCGGATTATACGTTCCGTGTCGGCACCCTGAGCAAGTTTTACGCTGAGGCCAAGAGGTGTGGCGTCAATATCAGCGCGGATCCCGCTCCCGCCTATCAGCTTCGCCGATACGGGTGGAGCGCCAAGCTCGCGCTGTCCATTCTGACCGACTTTGAGGAACTGGGCGTGTACGATTGCACCGCGCGCCCCCGCCCGAGCGACAAGGCGAGCCATGCCCGAATTCAACACTTCCGTTTCGACGAATACTCCGACCGTTGGCGCGAGTTGTGGGACGTGTTTTCGCGCGAAGCCGTCTGGTCCGGGGCGTTTGACCAGTACGCCGCGTCCAAGCGCAAGCGCGGCACGTCCGAAGTGGACGTGGAGTTCTTGAAGGAAATCGAGGGCTGGCGGCTCGCGCTGGCCGGGAACATCGCCCTTCGGAATAAGGACCTGTCTTTGGATGATCTGAACGCGGCCGTACAACTGACGATTGACCGCGTGGTGTTCCTTCGCATGGCGGAAGACCGGGGGCTTGAACCTGAGCAGCAACTTTTGAAGCTGTGCGAACGGCCCGACATTTATCCCCGCTTCATACGCGACCTGTGTCGCCGGGCCGACCAGAAGTACAACTCCGGGCTGTTCCATTTCCAGAAGGAAACCGGAGTACCAGAAGATCCCGACCGGATCACGCCGAAGCTGGCAGTGGACGACAAGGTGTTGAAGTCGATCCTACAAAGCCTGTACTTCGCCTACGGTTCGCCCTATCACTTCGGTGTCCTGCCCGTCGAAATCCTTGGAACCGTCTATGAGCGGTTCTTGGGCAAGGTGATTCGACTGACGGCGGGTCACCAAGCCAAGGTTGAGGAAAAGCCCGAAGTGCGCAAGGCTGGGGGCGTCTACTACACGCCGGCCTACATCGTCGAGTACATCGTCAAGCACACCGTTGGCCGACAGATTGAAGGGCGAAGCCCCACCCAACTGGCTGGCGGCAAGGACAGACCCCCGCTCCGCGTCCTGGACATGGCGTGCGGAAGCGGGTCATTCTTGTTAGGCGCGTACCAGTGCCTTCTGGACTACTGCTTGAAGTGGTACATCGAACACAAGCCGGAAATCTGTAAGAAGGCCGTCTACAAGGATCCCCGCAACGGCCAATGGCGGCTCACCATCGAGGAAAAGAAACGAATCCTCACGACGCATCTCTTCGGCGTGGACATCGACGCCCAGGCCGTGGAGGTGACCAAACTCTCTCTGCTGCTGAAGGTACTGGAAGGCGAAACCGACCAAAGCCTGCACTTAGGCCTATTGCCCTTCAGCGACCGCGCTCTTCCCAACCTCGCCGACAACATCAAGTGCGGCAATTCCCTGATCGGCCCGGATTACTTCACCGGCAAGTTGAATCTCGACCCCGAGGAAATGAAGCGGGTCAACCCGTTTGACTGGAGCCAAGGCTTCCCAGACGCGATGAAGGCCGGGGGCTTCGACTGCATCATCGGCAACCCGCCGTATGTCAGGCAGGAATCCTTATCCAGCATCAAGGACTATTTGGAACAAAATTACGAGGCATACGTCAGTGCTGCGGACCTATACACCTATTTCATGGAGCAAGGTGTCAGGTTGCTCCGTGATGGTGGCCGCTTTAGCTTTATCGTGTCCAGCAGCTTCCTTCGTACGACCTACGGCCAGATGCTCCGCCGCGTGCTGAAGAAACACGCCGCCGTGATGCGCATCGTTGACTTCGGCGGGCTGCCCGTGTTCGAGAACGCCAAAGACACCTACGTGTGCATTCCCCTATTGGCCAAAACCAGGCAGCCCGCACGCGTGGAAGTCTCGCGGCTTCCCTCGCTGCAATTCCAGGATATGAACGCAATCGTGAGCGCCAACCGGTTTACCATTCCGCACGAGCGACTCTCCGCTGAGGCGTGGGCGTTGACGTCGGATGAGGAAGCTGGGGTTTTCGCCAAGGTGATGAAATCTGGAAAGCCGCTGGGAGATTATGTTGGAGCCAAGATTTTCTATGGAATCAAGACCGGCTTGAATGGGGCCTTCGTCATCGACCACACTATGCGCGATCGCCTGACCGACGAACACCCGAAAAGCGCGGAACTCATCAAACCCTTCCTAGGCGGCGAGGAGATTCGGCGCTACCTCATCGAGGACGATGGGCGGCATCTCATCGTCATTCCGTCTGGCTGGACTCGGCAGGAAATGGCCAAGGCTGGAAAGAGGGCAGAACACATTTCGGAACGTGCCGCGTGGGCTTGGTTTTCCACGGAGCATCCGAGCATCGTCGTGCACTTGGAGCCATTCGAGGATGCTCTTCGCAAGCGTCAAGACCAAGGCGACTACTGGTGGGAGCTTCGACCTTGCAACTACTACGAGTATTTCGACCGCTCCAAAATCATCTTCCCCGACATCTGTAAAGAGCCGCGATTCTACCTCGACCGGAGCGGCATTTATCTGGCCAATACCGCCTATTGCCTCGGCGTGGACGACACTTACCTGCTCGGCATCCTGAATAGTCGCCTGTTCTGGTTTGCGATCAGCAACATCAGTATCCCGTTCGGCGTCCGGGCGGGCAAGTACCGCTACCGACTCATCTACCAATACATGGAGAAAGCCCCAATCCGAGTTATTGATTTCTCCAACAGCGCCGACAAAGCCCGCCATGACCGCACGGTAACACTTGTCGCTTCAATGCAGACCTTACACAAGCAACTTGCTACCGCAAAGTCTGCCGCGCAGAAGGCCATCATCCAGCGCCAGATTGACGCGACGGACGCGGAGATTGACCGGCTGGTGTACGACCTGTACGGCCTGACGGCCGAGGAAATCGCCATTGTAGAAGGTGAACGATGACAAAAACGACGCCCGACAACCGGTTGCAGTGGACGGTGTTCCGCCACCGCCGAACCGGAGCGTTGAGCACTCACACATGACGCGAATCTGGATATATGGCGACGAGTCTGGCACAATGCCTGCCTCTGACGGAGATGCGCCGTTCGTTGCAGCGTTGCTGGTGTCGCGGAACACGATCGCCGAAGTCGGGAGGCGGTCTCGCTCCGTTAATTGGCTCGTCTGTAGCATCCGCGCCCTGGAACTCCGACCGTCTATCGCATACGTGAAGCCACGGCCTGGATTCGCCAAGACTTGGGCAGCCAAAACCGATCTAATGGACACCATGGCTCGTGCTCGTAGACTGGTTACCGGCCGACATGACTACCTTCCCCAGGCTGGAATGCCACGACGCAACCACGTTTGGATTCGTGCGACACAGCAAGCTCTGTTGCAGTCAACCCTCAGCAGCCTGTTCGTTGGTCCAGTGGTCGAGGTGACGCTTGTCCTGGACCGAAAGACGATGGCTGACGAGACAGAACGCTTCATGCGAGATCGCGTTGACGCTCTTATCCCGCTCGTCAAGGACCAGCTTCTCCGACTCAGGTCTGCGCATCCCGAACACGCCGCCCAGATCGACGGGTATTATGAGAATCTTCAGGCCACTTGCATCAAGTTTGAGTGGGGCAGCCCGGAGAAGCAGGCTGGCCTATGGTTATCGCACCACCTCGCGTGGCTTACTCACCGTGAGCTTATGGGGCAGAATAAGAAGTCGCTCTTCGATGCATTGACTTTGGACGGTCATCGTCACTTCTGCCGAGATGTCACCGACAACCTCCTGCAGCCCATCACGGATGAGGCCATCGAGAACTGGAAGAGAGCCACTGGCCTACCGGTTCCAAAGATATGAAAGTTCACCGCTACCGCCATTTCACGCGGTGTCGCTAGGCGTGGAAGCAGGTTTATGAGAACAACGTGTCTA is from Candidatus Methylomirabilota bacterium and encodes:
- a CDS encoding SUMF1/EgtB/PvdO family nonheme iron enzyme, translating into MCHVSYFEADAFTKWAGKRLPTEAEWEVAAQALGVQVIEGNFLDSAAYHPVPLGDRRTGNVQPLQMCGDVWEWSDSAYLPYPGYRAAEGALGEYNGKFMVNQMVLRGGSCVTPRDHIRISYRNYFQPEKRWQFTGIRLAEDIRGD
- a CDS encoding penicillin-binding protein 1A, with product MRTNYSRAKWRAIVVALLISATLGATAWGAPPAREEDLPNLPQLAIFQPGEPSLLYDDEERVLSSVVPEYRVFVPLSRIPLKLRQAIIAAEDARFYEHGALDLQGIARAAVRNLMSVSVKEGGSTITQQLAKTLFLSHERTIGRKVKELQLASELEQRYTKDQILEMYLNSIYFGHGAYGVEAAARTYFSKSVTELTLPEAALLAGLPRAPGRYSPLIDAKRAKARRQYVLDRMAATGALKQAQARRANLTPVSVNPMFRSKGMAPWFVDYVRQYLETRLSQTLVRQGGLKIYTTLNAGMQRAAVKAMSRGIAAIVKRKDGQKEGGNAAPEGALVALDARTGEIKAWVGGSDYGRSQFNRVVQARRQPGSAFKPLVYAAAFERGLTPSTVIDDAPISFEIGAGRRSETWAPENVDRKYRGLVTLRQALEESINVPTVRLIAAIGVDPVIDLAHRLGITSELRREYALALGVSEVSLLEMASAYQAFANRGSWTPPFAIRRVVGPGETVLEEQSPQPQQVLREEVAFVLTSVLEGVVERGTGKAARRIGRPVAAKTGTTQAAEDLWFIGYTPSVVAGIWLGYDQRRPIGSHETAGKVAAPIWVDFMKQSLGNSPVEAFLPPEGVVQVLVNRKTGQPTSSSDPDAFGEYFIRGQEELAPSALVLPTTNAASPGPSDNAVLPPLPSQ
- a CDS encoding Eco57I restriction-modification methylase domain-containing protein, translated to MSKTVDQGKNEIAKLCQYFATNRQAFLAPGVKEAHIRQSLIDPLFESLGWDVRNTAMTAPQYREVIPEDSLDVEGQQKAPDYTFRVGTLSKFYAEAKRCGVNISADPAPAYQLRRYGWSAKLALSILTDFEELGVYDCTARPRPSDKASHARIQHFRFDEYSDRWRELWDVFSREAVWSGAFDQYAASKRKRGTSEVDVEFLKEIEGWRLALAGNIALRNKDLSLDDLNAAVQLTIDRVVFLRMAEDRGLEPEQQLLKLCERPDIYPRFIRDLCRRADQKYNSGLFHFQKETGVPEDPDRITPKLAVDDKVLKSILQSLYFAYGSPYHFGVLPVEILGTVYERFLGKVIRLTAGHQAKVEEKPEVRKAGGVYYTPAYIVEYIVKHTVGRQIEGRSPTQLAGGKDRPPLRVLDMACGSGSFLLGAYQCLLDYCLKWYIEHKPEICKKAVYKDPRNGQWRLTIEEKKRILTTHLFGVDIDAQAVEVTKLSLLLKVLEGETDQSLHLGLLPFSDRALPNLADNIKCGNSLIGPDYFTGKLNLDPEEMKRVNPFDWSQGFPDAMKAGGFDCIIGNPPYVRQESLSSIKDYLEQNYEAYVSAADLYTYFMEQGVRLLRDGGRFSFIVSSSFLRTTYGQMLRRVLKKHAAVMRIVDFGGLPVFENAKDTYVCIPLLAKTRQPARVEVSRLPSLQFQDMNAIVSANRFTIPHERLSAEAWALTSDEEAGVFAKVMKSGKPLGDYVGAKIFYGIKTGLNGAFVIDHTMRDRLTDEHPKSAELIKPFLGGEEIRRYLIEDDGRHLIVIPSGWTRQEMAKAGKRAEHISERAAWAWFSTEHPSIVVHLEPFEDALRKRQDQGDYWWELRPCNYYEYFDRSKIIFPDICKEPRFYLDRSGIYLANTAYCLGVDDTYLLGILNSRLFWFAISNISIPFGVRAGKYRYRLIYQYMEKAPIRVIDFSNSADKARHDRTVTLVASMQTLHKQLATAKSAAQKAIIQRQIDATDAEIDRLVYDLYGLTAEEIAIVEGER